A part of Solibacillus sp. FSL H8-0538 genomic DNA contains:
- a CDS encoding cell wall elongation regulator TseB-like domain-containing protein, with the protein MKNWLIFGAVFILSLSLVISVLVLWKADAPFNDMEQQAEQLALDTKALAVVSESYIYNGNKPYTTVFGVDEYGKEKAIFVPISLEENSMQEVFLQDGITKEQALTVLSNETSVKEILHTKLGFEEAGAVWEITYTNEAEKLNYVYILFEDGQWWKRILNL; encoded by the coding sequence ATGAAAAACTGGCTTATTTTTGGTGCTGTATTTATTTTATCTTTGTCACTTGTCATTTCAGTTTTAGTACTCTGGAAAGCCGATGCTCCATTCAACGATATGGAACAACAAGCAGAACAGCTAGCACTTGATACAAAGGCGCTTGCTGTTGTTTCAGAATCCTACATTTACAATGGTAATAAGCCGTACACTACCGTATTCGGGGTAGACGAATATGGTAAGGAAAAAGCAATTTTCGTCCCAATCAGTTTAGAAGAGAATTCGATGCAGGAAGTATTTTTGCAGGACGGTATTACAAAAGAACAAGCATTAACCGTTTTAAGTAATGAAACGTCCGTAAAAGAAATACTTCATACAAAATTAGGCTTTGAAGAGGCGGGCGCGGTATGGGAAATTACTTATACTAACGAAGCTGAAAAACTTAATTATGTCTATATTTTGTTTGAAGACGGACAATGGTGGAAACGCATTTTGAACTTGTAG
- a CDS encoding pyridoxal phosphate-dependent aminotransferase: MKQLLANRVKTLTPSSTLAITAKAKELKEQGIDVIGLGAGEPDFNTPQNILDAAAISMNKGFTKYTPAGGLPILKQAIIDKLSRDNNLTYKANEIIVGVGAKHVLYTLFQVILNEGDEVIIPIPYWVSYPEQVKLAGGVPVYVEGTAEQGYKITAEQLANAVTDKTKAVIINSPSNPSGMIYSKDELAELAKVAEDKDILIISDEIYEKLVYNGVEHFSIAQLSEQVKARTIVVNGVAKSHSMTGWRIGYAAGNASIVNAMTDLASHSTSNSTTTAQYATVEAYNGSQETVEVMRQAFESRLEVIFPKVAAIPGFKVLKPQGAFYLLPDVSEAAAKTGYASVDDFASALLTEANVAVIPGSGFGAPATMRLSYATSLELLEEAVRRIDTFVKSKWQD, encoded by the coding sequence ATGAAACAATTATTAGCTAACCGTGTAAAAACTTTAACACCATCTTCAACGCTGGCGATTACAGCAAAAGCGAAGGAACTAAAAGAGCAAGGCATTGACGTAATTGGTCTTGGAGCAGGCGAACCTGACTTCAATACACCGCAAAACATTTTAGATGCTGCCGCAATCTCAATGAATAAAGGATTTACAAAATACACTCCAGCAGGCGGTCTTCCTATATTAAAGCAAGCGATTATTGACAAGCTTTCACGTGACAATAACCTTACATACAAAGCAAACGAAATTATCGTTGGTGTAGGTGCAAAACACGTGCTTTATACGCTTTTCCAAGTAATCTTAAATGAAGGTGACGAAGTAATTATTCCGATTCCGTATTGGGTTTCTTATCCTGAGCAAGTAAAATTAGCGGGCGGTGTACCTGTTTATGTGGAAGGTACAGCTGAACAAGGTTACAAAATTACAGCTGAGCAATTAGCAAACGCTGTAACAGATAAAACAAAAGCAGTTATTATTAACTCACCATCTAATCCATCTGGTATGATTTACTCGAAAGATGAATTAGCGGAGTTAGCTAAAGTTGCCGAAGATAAAGATATTCTAATCATTTCTGATGAAATTTATGAAAAGCTTGTATACAATGGAGTAGAACATTTCTCAATTGCGCAACTTTCAGAGCAGGTTAAAGCACGTACAATCGTTGTCAACGGTGTGGCAAAATCGCACTCAATGACTGGTTGGCGTATTGGGTATGCAGCAGGGAACGCATCAATTGTAAACGCGATGACGGACTTAGCATCCCACTCTACTTCAAATTCAACAACAACTGCACAATATGCAACAGTTGAGGCATATAACGGCTCTCAGGAGACAGTAGAGGTTATGCGTCAAGCATTTGAATCACGTTTAGAAGTAATTTTCCCTAAAGTTGCAGCAATCCCAGGATTCAAAGTATTAAAGCCTCAAGGTGCTTTCTACTTACTTCCGGATGTATCAGAAGCAGCTGCTAAAACAGGCTACGCATCAGTAGATGACTTTGCAAGCGCGTTATTAACGGAAGCAAATGTTGCAGTAATTCCAGGTTCAGGCTTTGGTGCACCAGCAACAATGCGTTTATCGTATGCAACATCATTAGAATTATTAGAAGAGGCAGTTCGTCGCATCGACACATTTGTAAAATCAAAATGGCAAGACTAA
- the dinG gene encoding ATP-dependent DNA helicase DinG, which translates to MMESQKYAIVDLETTGHSPSNGDRMIQIAIVIMKNWCIEKTFTTFIHPGKPIPLLIQDLTNITDVDVADAHPFEVHAEYIYELLQDAVFVAHNTDFDVTFLQSEFIRAGLPKWHGKKIDTVELAKILFPMSLSYKLSDLASDLNIPLESAHRADDDAKATALLLKKCWEELLNLPQLTLEQLHKRSFRLKTNLSQLFFEALHEKRKKVGDSKDHVYFNKLAIQKMAPTPSSSVPEYHYPETNAEKMELLSCALPNYEERPQQFHMMDTIWRSFNNKTEQVIEASTGIGKTLAYLLPSIYYAKTKGKKVGISTYTSHLLDQLLYNEIPKLEAVLGEKVKVALLKGMNHYVDVTRFEHMLKVPDDSYDETLTVLQVLIWLSKTKTGDLDELNVTGGGQLLLDKIRKIEVPKTKMPLYDFYARALQNSRQADVIITNHAMLLADLVRHEQIFDNIGGWIIDEAHQFVQAAIQRDEKIFSYTNWKYLFGQIGNYTDEQLFYSLQRAALKKQRVAKQTLLLLEKRFMQMTTQFDGAINLLVSDIQQALKNMNKHDLKPTIFLQDLDIDFKRIGQVSAAIQNWIDLAEEVAVQFEGGVDELAPEHQYLLEQWQYWIREFKLKASEWDEVFLIQHQHYSAWIEVDRRSIPASIQLFKKPINVTTVIQQLFDPIREHASIIWTSGTLTVPNNERFITDQLGIDLTVPIEVLQASPSYYSGAQAYVVTDMPDIQAVSQTDYIEAVAHAITRTVRTTEGRCFVLFTSQDMLRKTVDLIQESELLRDYMLFAQGVTAGSRMRLLKSFQKFNHSVLFGTNSFWEGVDVPGDGLSAVIVVRLPFSSPDEPTFKSRAHFLQSNGRNSFAELSLPEAIIRFKQGFGRLIRSSEDKGVFIVLDRRIDTKSYGGEFIRALPPISIQKLPLTSMVQELGTWYNEKR; encoded by the coding sequence ATGATGGAAAGTCAGAAATATGCAATAGTTGATTTAGAAACGACAGGGCACTCGCCGTCAAATGGTGATCGGATGATTCAAATCGCTATTGTCATTATGAAAAATTGGTGTATTGAAAAGACTTTTACAACATTCATTCACCCAGGAAAACCAATTCCTTTGCTTATTCAAGATTTAACGAATATTACGGATGTTGATGTTGCGGACGCCCATCCATTTGAGGTGCATGCTGAATATATTTATGAGCTGCTTCAAGATGCGGTATTTGTTGCACATAATACCGATTTTGATGTGACCTTCTTACAGTCGGAGTTTATACGTGCCGGTTTACCGAAGTGGCATGGTAAAAAAATTGATACAGTTGAACTAGCGAAAATATTATTTCCGATGTCTCTGAGCTATAAACTTAGTGATTTAGCGAGCGATTTAAATATTCCGCTTGAAAGCGCGCACCGTGCGGATGATGATGCCAAAGCGACGGCTCTTTTATTGAAGAAATGCTGGGAAGAGCTACTTAACTTACCCCAGCTTACTTTAGAGCAACTGCATAAACGTTCATTCCGTTTGAAAACAAATTTATCGCAGCTGTTTTTTGAAGCCCTTCATGAAAAACGCAAAAAAGTAGGGGATTCGAAGGACCATGTGTATTTTAATAAACTGGCAATCCAAAAAATGGCACCAACACCGAGTTCAAGTGTGCCCGAATACCATTATCCAGAGACGAATGCGGAAAAAATGGAGCTTTTGTCTTGTGCGCTACCAAATTATGAAGAGCGCCCACAGCAATTTCATATGATGGATACCATTTGGCGTAGTTTTAATAATAAAACGGAGCAAGTTATTGAGGCGTCAACGGGGATTGGGAAAACTTTGGCCTACTTGCTGCCTTCGATTTACTATGCCAAAACAAAAGGTAAAAAGGTTGGTATTAGTACATATACATCACATTTACTCGACCAACTATTGTATAACGAAATACCGAAGCTAGAAGCGGTATTAGGTGAAAAAGTGAAAGTTGCACTACTGAAAGGAATGAATCATTACGTGGATGTCACGCGCTTTGAGCATATGTTAAAAGTGCCAGATGATTCGTATGATGAGACATTAACGGTTCTGCAAGTGTTAATTTGGCTTTCTAAAACGAAAACAGGGGACTTAGATGAGCTCAATGTAACAGGTGGGGGACAATTACTATTAGATAAAATTCGTAAAATTGAAGTGCCGAAAACGAAGATGCCGCTGTATGATTTTTACGCGCGTGCGTTGCAAAATAGTCGTCAGGCGGATGTTATTATTACCAATCATGCAATGCTACTCGCTGATTTAGTACGCCATGAACAAATTTTTGATAATATCGGCGGATGGATCATTGATGAGGCGCATCAATTTGTGCAAGCTGCTATTCAGCGCGATGAAAAAATCTTCTCCTACACAAACTGGAAGTATTTATTCGGGCAAATTGGGAATTACACAGATGAACAGTTATTTTATTCCTTACAGCGCGCGGCATTAAAAAAACAACGTGTAGCGAAACAAACATTGCTACTGCTTGAAAAACGCTTCATGCAAATGACGACACAGTTTGATGGCGCAATTAATCTACTCGTTTCGGATATCCAACAAGCTCTGAAAAACATGAATAAGCACGACTTGAAACCAACGATTTTCCTACAAGATTTAGACATTGATTTTAAACGCATTGGGCAAGTTTCAGCGGCGATTCAAAATTGGATTGATTTGGCAGAAGAGGTAGCGGTTCAGTTTGAGGGTGGTGTTGACGAGTTAGCACCAGAACACCAGTATTTACTGGAGCAATGGCAATACTGGATTCGCGAGTTTAAGTTAAAGGCATCGGAATGGGATGAGGTATTCCTTATTCAGCATCAGCATTATTCAGCCTGGATTGAAGTAGATCGCCGCAGTATTCCTGCTAGTATTCAGCTCTTTAAAAAGCCAATTAATGTGACGACAGTGATTCAGCAATTATTTGACCCAATTCGAGAACATGCATCGATTATTTGGACATCTGGTACGCTAACAGTGCCAAATAATGAGCGTTTCATTACGGACCAGCTCGGTATAGACCTTACTGTTCCAATCGAAGTGTTGCAGGCGTCACCAAGTTATTATAGCGGTGCGCAAGCCTATGTGGTAACAGATATGCCGGATATTCAAGCCGTATCCCAGACGGATTATATTGAGGCAGTAGCACATGCCATCACGCGCACCGTTCGTACAACAGAAGGGCGCTGCTTTGTCCTATTTACATCGCAAGACATGCTGCGTAAAACGGTGGATCTCATCCAAGAAAGCGAGCTACTCAGAGACTATATGTTATTTGCACAAGGTGTGACAGCAGGAAGTCGCATGCGTTTACTGAAATCCTTTCAAAAGTTTAATCATTCCGTGTTGTTCGGGACAAATAGCTTCTGGGAAGGGGTAGATGTACCGGGTGACGGACTTTCAGCAGTTATTGTTGTGCGTTTACCGTTTTCATCACCTGATGAGCCGACATTTAAGTCTCGGGCGCATTTTTTACAATCAAATGGCCGTAATTCATTTGCGGAATTATCATTACCTGAAGCGATTATACGCTTTAAGCAGGGCTTCGGTCGTTTGATTCGTTCAAGCGAAGATAAAGGGGTATTCATCGTGCTTGACCGACGAATTGATACAAAATCATATGGTGGGGAGTTTATTCGTGCATTACCCCCGATTTCTATACAAAAACTACCCCTCACATCTATGGTACAAGAGCTCGGAACTTGGTATAATGAAAAACGATGA